In one Takifugu flavidus isolate HTHZ2018 chromosome 9, ASM371156v2, whole genome shotgun sequence genomic region, the following are encoded:
- the LOC130531841 gene encoding uncharacterized protein K02A2.6-like — MHEPDHCSRAQVIRKLQAVWWSPYMTPMVDRELSLCPHCPKYNVRKMFTQPLAHIPLPDGPFRHLIMDYVDMVDRVERKRYMFVVVCRFSRWIEACPTSKADYKSAAKFLCREVFPRFGMPDTISSDNGPHFVSRVIQEMFRLLGIKQKYGCVYHPQSQGSVERANGVLKTKISKIMADGNGKITWVDALPIALMAMRSQTNRLTHLTPHEMLTGRPMPLPQIRGPVEGPAFEQLERELGDYLRALTQIHRLVFQQVKEAHSKDETHIPVDVRDVQVGDLVFIRVFRRQWNEPRREGPFKVVLTTPTALKVEGPSESEHADRETYSHPLAVSPTHSSTSSSTTSSSPSSSTHSRSPHGERRSARVAARRLRQSQSSDSEHVVTPTASPGPAEPPLPDRPPTPGQDLHLHPSDSSDSEDAAGDSPTSSPSPSGPDWLAD; from the exons ATGCATGAACCTGATCATTGTTCTAGAGCACAGGTCATTCGTAAATTACAGGCAGTCTGGTGGTCACCTTACATGACACCCATGGTTGATAGAGAATTGTCCTTGTGTCCCCACTGTCCTAAGTACAATGTTCGAAAAATGTTCACACAGCCCCTGGCTCACATTCCACTGCCAGATGGTCCTTTTCGACACTTAATTATGGACTATGTCGATATGGTTGATCGTGTGGAAAGGAAAAGGtatatgtttgttgttgtctgtAGGTTCAGCAGGTGGATTGAAGCATGCCCTACCTCTAAAGCTGACTACAAGTCTGCAGCAAAGTTTCTGTGCAGAGAAGTGTTTCCCAGATTTGGAATGCCAGACACAATATCATCTGATAATGGCCCACATTTTGTTTCCCGAGTTATACAGGAAATGTTCAGGCTCCTGGGGATCAAGCAAAAGTACGGGTGTGTCTACCATCCACAGTCTCAAGGTTCAGTTGAACGGGCAAACGGTGTTCTGAAAACTAAAATATCTAAGATCATGGCTGACGGCAACGGGAAGATAACATGGGTGGACGCTCTGCCCATAGCCTTAATGGCTATGCGGTCTCAAACTAACCGACTAACCCATCTAACTCCTCATGAAATGCTTACAGGTCGGCCCATGCCTCTTCCTCAGATCCGCGGCCCAGTGGAGGGCCCGGCTTTTGAACAACTGGAGCGAGAACTGGGTGACTACCTACGTGCATTAACTCAAATCCACAGACTTGTGTTCCAACAGGTGAAAGAAGCCCACAGCAAGGACGAGACACACATCCCTGTTGACGTCCGTGACGTTCAAGTGGGGGACCTCGTGTTCATACGGGTGTTTAGACGCCAGTGGAACGAACCACGTAGGGAAGGACCTTTTAAAGTTGTACTTACCACCCCCACGGCCCTAAAAGTTGAAG GCCCGTCGGAGTCTGAGCATGCTGACAGGGAGACGTATAGTCACCCTCTGGCCGTTAGTCCAACACATTCCTCCAcaagctcctccaccacctcttcctcaccctcttcAAGCACCCATTCCCGTTCCCCACATGGGGAACGCAGGTCCGCCAGGGTTGCAGCCCGACGGCTTCGCCAGTCACAGTCCTCTGATTCGGAGCATGTTGTTACTCCCACTGCCAGCCCTGGGCCTGCTGAACCACCGCTTCCAGACCGCCCGCCCACGCCTGGCCAAGATCTTCACCTACATCCTTCTGATAGCAGTGATTCGGAGGATGCTGCCGGGGATTCGCCAACTTCGTCCCCCTCGCCATCGGGGCCGGATTGGCTTGCTGATTAG